Proteins from a genomic interval of Oncorhynchus nerka isolate Pitt River linkage group LG13, Oner_Uvic_2.0, whole genome shotgun sequence:
- the tmem119a gene encoding LOW QUALITY PROTEIN: transmembrane protein 119 (The sequence of the model RefSeq protein was modified relative to this genomic sequence to represent the inferred CDS: deleted 2 bases in 1 codon) has protein sequence MSNHLILHLACVSMVLLWGHGYAVHVPLVYRISMDGSGDGGEPDLIIPVDGPHHPLSPVDVDVPVDVTPVDVAPVDVSPTTTLAPTLVSTITNTITITMIRLKDFMLTRVVDFLQDNMLIIIVVTSLLIVMIFIICCAATMSQKRKMEAYKPPANPPRKSMGDTAGGVEPSSEVQSRVYDGPDFARRVQIQGTPKNLRTPSTALVGEKVGKEPKPKEVQKVSEVEEEETRRVESKHKGQKAEEVPQSSNTSQPMVCTCHLRKANH, from the exons ATGAGTAACCACTTGATTCTTCACTTGGCATGTGTGAGCATGGTTCTGCTCTGGGGTCATGGGTATGCAGTGCATGTGCCCCTGGTCTATAGAATTTCCATGGATGGCAGTGGTGACGGAGGGGAGCCGGATCTCATTATCCCCGTCGATGGCCcccaccaccctctctcccccgtcGATGTCGATGTC CCCGTCGACGTCACCCCCGTCGATGTCGCCCCCGTTGATGTTTCCCCCACCACTACCCTAGCCCCCACCCTGGTCAGCACCATCaccaacaccatcaccatcaccatgatCCGCCTGAAGGACTTTATGCTCACCCGGGTGGTGGACTTCCTCCAGGATAATATGCTGATCATAATTGTGGTCACGTCCCTCCTCATCGTCATGATCTTCATCATCTGCTGTGCCGCTACCATGAGCCAAAAGCGCAagatggaggcctacaaacccccTGCCAACCCACCCAGGAAATCTATGGGTGACACAGCTGGCGGAGTCGAACCCTCCAGTGAAGTCCAGAGTAGGGTCTATGACGGGCCTGATTTTGCCAGGAGGGTCCAGATCCAGGGAACCCCCAAGAATCTGCGCACCCCTTCCACCGCACTGGTGGGGGAAAAGGTGGGTAAGGAGCCCAAACCGAAGGAGGTCCAGAAAGTGagtgaggtagaggaggaggaaacgCGCAGAGTGGAGTCTAAGCACAAAGGCCAGAAGGCTGAGGAGGTGCCGCAGAGCTCCAACACCAGCCAGCCCATGGTCTGCACCTGCCACCTGCGGAAGGCAAACCACTAA